In the Triticum aestivum cultivar Chinese Spring chromosome 2B, IWGSC CS RefSeq v2.1, whole genome shotgun sequence genome, TCTTGGAATACATACATTGAAGTCATCTTCTATTCGGAAGTGTTCTCCATTGGACACCGACTCTGCAAAATCATGTAGCAAGTCGTGAACTACATAGTGGTCCTCTTGGTTGGGTACCTTCTCAATGAATAAAAGCTGCAAGAGATCGTTGATGTAACGACGTGCAGTTTCATCTGGTGTTTGCATGTCAAGGAAACCATGAGCTCTCCACATCTGTATTAGCTCATCTCCTTGAAGGTGGTATTTCTTAGGAAACAATGCAAAGTAAACAAAGCATTGCTTCAAATGGTCAGGAAGATGCTCATAACTTGGTCGCAATGCTGATATAATATCATCTTCCTTTTGCTCTATCTGCCACAATTTCCTTCCGCCAACATCCATCCAGTGATTTTCTTCTAGCTTCAGTTTCAATGAAGCCCCAACTGTCTTCGCTGCTAAAGGTGACCCTGCCAATTTGCTCACCACTTTTCGGCCAATTTTTTCCAGTTGTGGAAAATCAAATGGATTTGCATCACCAAACGCACATTGGGAAAAATGCCCCCAGTATTCTTCATCTTGTAAGCCATGTAAGTGCATTATCTCTGTTGCTCCATTGATACTTGCAAGACTTTTACTTCGAGTCGTAACAATTACTTTGCTTCCCTTACCAGCAAACTGCAGGGGTTTGCATAAGTTCTCCCATTGGCTGCTAAATTCATTCCATACATCATCAAGGACTATCAAAATCCTTTTCCCTTTCAGCTTTTCTTCAAGTATCCATTGAGCTTGATCTaaactactgatgcttttcaagTCAGCACATATGGGGAGATTACCTGACTGTACCATTTCTTTTGTTAGACGTCCGACATCAAAATTTTCTGAGACATGTAGCCATATTGCGAGACTGAAGTCACTTTTAGCACGGAAGTGGCAATAAATTTTCTGCACTAAAGCAGTCTTACCAACACCACCAATGCCAACAATTGATATAACATCATATGGCTGACTGGATTGTTCGTTTACCTGGGTAAGTAATTGCCCTAGGTGTTCCTCTTCATTAACTCGACCAAAAAACTTTGAGAGGCCTTGCATGGAGGTTGTTGTCCGCAACTGAATGGGTTGGTCTGTTCTCTTGTCCTCTAGCTCCACTAACTTCAGGAACATGGGCATCTCACTTTCAATCTCAACTAATCTATCCACTGCAGAAATTAACTCGTTGATATGTTCATCGGAGAAATGGAAGCGCTTGCGTACACAAACCGGCTGTTTTACCGTTGAGCCGCTGCTAGTGATGGTAGAAGCAGTGGTGGTGACGGTTGTGGATGTAGAGGAAGAACCAGCTGTGGGTGAAGTAACAGAACTAACCTTGCCcttgtcttcatcttgtgcttgAAGAACTAGACagtgaaatgaatcaagaacatCCTCAGCCTGAAAAGCAGCATCTTTGATTCTCTGTAGCCAGCTTCCCATGGTTGTGTTCCTAGCTTGCACTCTCTCAGCTATGCTCAACGTTATTTGGATTGATGATAGTTTCTTCTCCACGATTCTTAGTTTTTCCGTTGTATTTTGCCCCTGATCTCCAGCATAGGAGCACACCTTATCAACTAGCCTGCTGATGAAGGGTGAGGCTACCCATCCTGCTATTTCTAGAGCAACCATTAGAGCTAAGATGCTGTAACTCAAAGGAGTTGTCAAATGCTGGTTTCAAGTAGCCACATACAGGAAAAGAATGTTGATTTGAAGAGAGTTGGTATCTGGATGCAGCCAAGAGAGAATCATGAGTATAAAACTAATGCTGTCCTTAGAAACTTCTCCGAGTTGCATCGTCTTGTTTTATTTACGCCCATATTCTCGTGAAGGTTAGTAAACGTTGTTTTCAACTTTGTTTTTGCCATTATACTTTGTCAGTGTGTGTACCATAATTTACCTGAAGGTGTTTCTAAGTAAAAGACTAATATTATCATGATGTAATGTCTTTTTGTTTGTTGGACAACACTAAGACTGAAACTGGAACCTTTTGCACTTGCCTTCAGAAAGAATCATGAGTCTCATTTCAGCACCTTGAAGCAGGCAACAGtgtatagcctctgttttggtaaTAATATTCTTCCTGGTTCAGTCCCTTGTTAGTTAGTAAGACTTAATCCCTTTGGGTGTCCGTGCTATATCATGATTTTTAGCCCTCTAGATTGTACATTCTTTTTTTTTAATTCTAGATTGTACATTCTTAAACAATGCATTGGTACCATTGTTCTTGTTCCCATATGACAATTTATGCGCGGCATCTGGCCCGTGCACATAGTTATGTTATTAATTCTTGGAGGGCTTAaacttctgcaccacttcatttttTTCATGTATTAGATCTGAGAACCTACAAAATTTGGACAGAGTGCCCCAATTGGGCTCAAGTTGTGGTCCAATACGGATAGTTTATCTTAATCTCAGTTTAGAAATTGCACGGAACTTACCCGAGGCTGGAAAAAATAATGAGCAGAAGGCTAGCTTTACTATCATATAGTTCACTGCTTAGATTATTGTTAGCACAAGCAGAAGCCAAATAGTGGTGGGCTTGTTTCTTGTTGTTTCTCGTTGTTGTAGCTGTTGTTTCATCTCCTTGTCCATTCCTACATCGCCGGAAACACCCCATCCATGTCAGCTTAGCATTGCAAAAGGTTAGAATACTTCATGTTTCTTGTAATCAGCACACATTGGTAATaaccaatttttttatgcattattGTAATGTGCTTTCAGATAAGTGACAAAATGACCACATTGTAGATTCTGTGAGCCTCCTTTGTCTGGAGAGCAACAGAAATACATGGCCAGTGGATGAACTTCAGGTTCCATTTTGGCAGTTATGTGGTATGCGCAGTTTTCCCCTTTGCCCTGGCGCTCAACCCTGGGAAGACAATGTTCATAAACTGCATGGGAAATATTTATTGTTCTTTTCTTGTAGTCATGCTGCTTTAACTGAATAATCTATACTCTATGGACTGTTGGCTATTGCAGTTATCGATACTCATGTTTGTTTGCCCTCACAGTATCAGGCCTCGGGGCTCGGGTTATCTAGCGCTTACCTCAATTTTTTTTAATCAGCACTCACCTTAAGCAAGGGCAGAGGAATCCTTGCACGAAGATCAGGGCAGTTGGGCATGCCCAATAAGCGAGAATATTCCCTTCTCTTTCttgtttcctttccttcttctgatttcctctttctttattttcttttttgctttctccttttcttttcttttcctttcctttttctatATTCATTCtactttttgttttgatttttcttACTTTTGGACATTtcccaatttattttattttaaattttataATGCCTTATATTTAGAGTTTATTTAGTTCTATTTTCATATCCTATTTTTAATGTAAATAATTAACATTTTTTAAGTGCATGAACTTTTTTTAGTCACAAACATTTATTATCGTACATATGGATATGTTGTGCAGTGATACATAAATATTCCCTTTTGAGATTTGTGAACCTTTTTTCTATAGTCATGAGCAATTCTTTTGGAATACATGAATATTTTCAAATAGGAATAAAAATGGTACATATAACACACACAAAAATTGTGTGATTTTATGGAATAGGATTATTTTTCATTAGTAGCATGGAGATCATGAACAATATTTAATATCAGATGGAATGTTTTTTTCTTGATCAGCCTTAATTTCTTTTTCTGTAATGGGCCTAAATTCTTTTGGGCTTCTTGTCTTATCCGTCCACTTGGTGATATGAGGCCTCGTCCTGcaaaaaggaaaaggggaaatttgTATGAGGCTCACATATGGACAGCTGTAGTTGATATGGTTTCTCAACAAAAAAAATCTGTAGTTGATATCAACCCCTCAAAAAAATAATTTGTAGTTGATATGAGGCCTCTTCCCgcacaaaaaaaaaggaaaagagaaaattgATGTGAGGCCTCTCAGTTTTTTTTTCAAAGGAAATGGCAGATAGGCTGAGGGGACCTTATCTATCTACTCCTATAAAAAGCAcacttggtggtgatggtgtgcctgccatctagCAATTCCGACCGTCCGATCGATATCTAACGCATCAAAAGCGATCTTGACACTTTAGCAAAGAGACGCCCGCCAGTCTCCCTCTTCGAGAGTCGAGACCGATCCAGATCCATCCACATCCAATGCCTCGTCTCTATAGCGGGAGCCACCACCACCACAATCTCCCCTCCACCGCCTCCTTTCCCGTCTCCGACTCTGCCAAGTGCCAACAACTAGAAGTACGGTGCCAACGTCATCGGTTCCTCAAGGCCTCCCATGCCTCCTCTACCGCAGCAGTCCGCCACCTACCATCACACCAACCCCCCCTCCTCACCGTCtcctccagccccttcccccatcTCCTTCGATGCCACCCGCAACAAGTGCAATAGTAAATATGGTTGTGCAACCcaacgacccgagttcaattcccagaattgacaggtgatgcacaggggttttcccccgtttattgaggatcaagcttgatgtgtggtggaaccactcatcaagaaatatcttgatactcatttaaaaaattctgaggatcatgtttatcttggtactcatactaaaatggtggTATGCATCCTTAGTTGGTACAGAGGCCGGAAAGTGAAAATCTCCCCATTTTCTATAGAGAGAAAACTGTATGCATAGACACGAGAAACTCCCCATTTTTAGGTTGCCCATTCGCATGGCAAATGCCGCCCGACGACCTGCCGCCGACTTGCCGATCTTCGCCGCCTACCGCGGACAAGACCGGCACCGCCATCGGCGCGTCTTCAGGGGAGTCTGCAGCGGCGGATCCGACCTCTTCTCCCATTCGCGCGGCAGCGCCAATTAAGGGAGGGCGGATCTAGAGACTGCAGCGGTAGCGGATCTCCGTGCCAAGTCTGATGGCGAGATCGGGCAGTGGCTGGCCATTTTTGCTCTTGAGACTGATCCCGATAATTGGATCACGGGGCGGCTCCGATTCACTCCATCATCTAGACGGATGGTTTTATTGGATCTGGAGAATGACGTCAAGGCTGGGGATTACCTCCTGGACGGAGAGCAGATCGAGGTAGGATTTCGTTTTTCGTTAGATAACTATGTTGTGGTTGTTGGTCAATGTGTGCAGGTTGATCAAATCATGGCGGTGGAATTGGTTGATCTGACGAACACGATGAACATCACAAGTTGGGATCGACCGGGAGGGTGTTTCTGGGTTCTTATCGACAGCGATGATGAAGGTGAGGGAGTGATCGAACAGGCCAAGCAGTTGCCAGTGTTTACGTCGGGACCGGAGAGATCCCAGGAATCTCAGCGTCCAACGGAGCGGCCTCGATCAAAAGCTCCGGTGTTGAAGAAAATGGTTAAACCTTAGATTGGCCCACTTCCTAAGGTATCTCGGGAACCTATTACATTGTCAGATTTTATTCCGGATTCTTGGATATTAGTCACtagaaaaaagaaaggaaagaaagggaagaTATAGAGGTCGACGCCGCAGCGATCGCCGGTGGCGACCTTGGTGTGCGTGATTCGAGCGACCAGGAAGGCGCGTTTGAACTCGCTTCTCGGTCTCGATGTGGACGACGCACCGACACCTGTCGTGGGCTCTCTGGAAGTGGGGCATGCGGCCCAGCCAGAGGCCCAAGCCAAGTCGGCCGTTCTGCCTTCGTGCATGCATGTAGCGTCGAGGCCCGGGCCGATTCACGTCGTTTCGGCTAGGGTTTCTCGATCGCCAGGGTTTCCTTCACTCGGACCGGGCAGGGCGACCAGGATCTTCGTCGCCGGCACGATGGCCGGCCATGGAGCCCCTACTCCCGCCGCTGGGGCTGGCCGTGGTGCCGCTCCTCCTCCCGCCGATGGGGCTGGCCGTGGTGCCCCTCCTCCTCCCGCGAGGCAACTGCCGCCCACCAAGCATGTCGTGACGATTGCAGCTGGACTGGCCGCGGCACTCCTTCAGTGAGGCAGCCACTTCCAGCAGCTACACCACAAGTCGCAGTCGGTCGAGGCGTCCTGGGTGCCGCCGCAGTGGTCGGAACTGGTCGTGGCACCCCGCCTGTTGTCGCTGCTAGTGGTGCAGGTCGTGGCTCCTTGACTGTTGGACACATCGGCCTGCCTGCTAGGGCGAATGCGCGTCAGCCGGAGGATCCGCTGCAGCAACCAGCAGCCAAGGCACCGGCACTAGGAAGGGATCGCAGTGTGCAAGGGCGTGGTGGCTACAGTGGGTATAGCAGAGATGGGCAGAATTATAACCGTTACGAACAGTGGGGAGATGATGGATATGATGCTTACGGTGAGGGACGACACCGTGGATCTTCTTCCGATGGTGGCCGTGGCTTTGATAGGTATAATGATGAGGACAACGGACGTTTTCAAGGTCCGCCCGGTAATTTtgttgaaggtgttgccggacccaGAAATCGGTTTCGAGGAGGATATCGTCGCGGTGGGAGAGGGAGACGCCCACCACCGCCCCGACActacccaccgccaccaccgcctgcTATGGAGTTGACTTCGGGGGAGGAGCTCGACCACGTCGCAGCTGAGGTGGGAGAATCACCCACACTACCCGCGGCGGCAGTGGACGCGGTTAGGTCTTTGGCAGCAGTGCAGGTTCTGGTGACTTCTGGAGGGACCAAATATGGAGAGGGCACGTCTGACAAAGGTCTGGAGAAACCGGAGGGAGAAAAACTCTCTAAGTGGGAGATTAAGAAGAAAAAATTGCCTTGCTATAGATGTGGTGAACCCGGTCATTTCATGGCAGAGTGTACGAATGAGCTTTGTGACTATTGCCTCCGCTCCCAGCATGTAACCGGGGACTGTCCTCTCCTTTCCGGTCCTAAGCCTGGCATTAACAGTTTTGGGGTCTGCTATAaggagttgatgttctttgagacACTGGAGGTGGACCTTTTACCGCAGATGGTTGAGAGTTCCTTCCTGGCAGTAATCAGAGTTACTAATGGACAGTTGACTGAGGCTCAAATCATGAGATAGCTTCGTGAACTAGTGCCAGGTAATTATCATTGGCATTTGGAGCGGTTAGAAGGTCAGACTTACAAGGTGGACTTTCCCACTAGAGAGGATCAGATACATTTTCTTAAGTGGGGTCTATGCAGAGTTGCAAGCACAAACATTGTTATCGCTTTCGACGAGTGGAAGCAGGACGAACCTGAGGGTACACCTCTAGAGAAGGTGTGGGTACGTTTCTATGGCGTGCCACCTAAATTGGTAAAACACTTTTTGATTGCTTGGAGTTTGGGTGCTATGATTGGTAAGACAGAAAAGGTTGACATGCCATTCACTCGTGCACATCGAGCGGCAAGGTTGTTGGTCAGTGTTGCGAGTATTGAGCACATACCAGATGTTGTCAGATGGACATATGCTGGAGTCACTTATGTCTTAGAGCTTGAGATCGAGGATACTGCAGTTTCCCAGGATGGGGATGAGACACAGGACATGGATACGACTGAGGGAGGCGGTGCGACCGGGGATCATGATAAGGGGGCCGATGATACACTGCCGGAGTCGGACAAGGGACCTGCACGGCCAGATAGGGTAGATAGTTCTACCAAAGAGGCGCCCCCGTCCACTACTCCGATGAACTCGCTCCATTCTGGCTCCTTTGCACCGGGATCTGCTCCTAGTCGGTTGTGGAGCACTAGGGTCGAGGCTGACGACCCGGCGGAACTTGAGCTACCACCAGTGCCGAGTCTTGCCGTGGAGGTGACGACCGCGGAGTCTACACCTAGTGCGAGGGTGGACTATGTTGGTTCAGCCGTGGGTATGGGGGGCGTGGGCAGGAGGCCCATAGCATCCAGCTACCTGCGCCTGGCTTATCTTCGCTGGGAGGGGCACCTGGACAGGAGCTCTATGGTGTTCCTCCCACTCCGGTGTCTTCGGTCGAGCTGGGGGTAGGGTGCGGGAAGGAGTCCCGTGCTGTAACCCCTCCACAGGATCATTTCATCCAAGATGGCGAGCTGGGAGTGAGATGCGGGAAGGAGTCCTGCGTCGTAACCCCACCGCAGGTTTGCACCGACCAGACTGGCCGTGGGATGACGCTTTCCGTGGAAGATAGGGGGGATGTGACCAGTGAGCAGGCGTCACCATGGTCCCACCTCCCCCTGTCCTCTGCTGCGGAGGCCCACCCTCCTGCGCCCTATCCTTCCTCACCGACGATAAGGGAGGGGCGGGGGAGTCCTGACTGTTTTCCTTGCGAGAGGACGACGGAGGAGCTCATCGCTTTTGGAGGGATGGCGGATCCGGTGTCGGCTGGCAGGCGTTTCAGCAACCAGATCCAGGGACAGCCGGATGCGGACGACTTACAGCTAGAGCGTGCCAAGAGGACAGCCATGCTTCATCACGCCGAGACTTCTGCAGGTGCGTCTTTTGATAAAAGTTGTTCAATTTTGCACTTCTCTGAGAATGAAATAGTTGATAAGGCAAACGACTTAGGTATTTCTTTGGGATCAAATGAAACCGAGGTCGTCAAATCCATTAATGATCTCTTAGACTTAGAAGCGGAGAGGGTTTCTGAGATCATTCGTAATCTTGCCTCTATCCAGCCTATGAATGACAATGACATGAATAACTTAGGGATTACTGATCTAGCAAATATTTGTAATAATATGTTGCCTACTGTCGAGGCTGAGGATGAGGAGGATGTTGAGATCACTGAAACGGCAGAGCCTCTCTTGATGGAGGAGGCACTGACTGTCATTGATAATAAAATCGTCCCGCGGGGTGTTGAGGAGAAGCCCAAACGACCCTGAAAGCGGAAAATTTATCCTACTTCGGCAGTACGAAGAAGTGCTAGAGTTAAGCTTaagaaaaaatttcatgatgatttATGAAAGgactcttttggaatagcagaggtctagcagACTTGGCTAAACAAAGATTCTTAGCAGAGACATCGTTAGAGCATCACTTAGATTTTATAGCACTTTTGGAAACGGGACGAGATAATTTCACATCCCAATTCCTTCAAACCCTCTCTAGTGGTATCGATTTTGACTGGCACATTTTACCTCCTAGGGGAAGATCCAACGGGATTTTACTAGGAGTACGATGTGAAACGTTAGAGGTGCTTAATGTGGTTCATGGTGATTTTTCGATTAAATTCAGGGTAAGATCAAAATTGGATGGGTTCCGATGGTCGCTTGTTGCGGTATATGGGGCAGCACAACCTGAATTAAAACCAGATTTTCTGGCCGATCTAGTGCGGATTTGTGGAGATGAGAATTTGCCGATACTAGTCGGGGGGATTTtaatatcattaggaggagagaagaaaagaataatgacaatttcGATGGGCGTTGGTCTATGGtgtttaacatgattatcgagAGCCTCAACTTGAGAGAAACTGAGCTCACCGGTAGACAGTTTACGTGGGCCAACTTGCTACCTATCCCGACTTATGAAAAGTTGGATAGGGTACTTGCtagtgtggagtgggaacaaaaatatTCGTTGGTGTCGGTTCATGCGATGCAGAGAGCAATCTCAGATCATACACCACTCTTTTTAGAttcgggtgaggctacccatgtGGAAAATAAAAATATCTTCTCCTTCGAGCAAAGCTGGTTTGAACGAGAAGGATTTATGGAAATGATTGCACGTGAGTGGGCTAAGCCGGTGGTGGGAAGGACACATGTCGAGAGATGGCAGAATAAAATTAGACATCTACGACAATTTCTGAGAGGATGGGCCAGAAAGGAGAGCAGGATTTATAAACAGGAAAAAGAACGTCTCACTCAACTTATTGAGGCCCTGGACGTAAAGGCTGAGACCACTCTCCTTTCTGTTAATGAGCATCGAACCAAGTCTGAGGCTGAGCAAGGCCTACGAGCTCTCCTGAGAGAGGAGGAGCTCAAATGGGCGTTGCGTGCGAAAACtcttaaggttgtccaaggggacgACAACACACAGTTCTTCCATATGGTTGcaaatggtaaacataggaagaagaagatCATTCAGCTTGAACAGGACGAAGGCACCATTGTGGGCCATGACAATCTGAAAGCGTATATTTCCAACTATTATAAAAACCTctttggacccccccccccccattactTCCACGGTATCTCTTGATGAGTCTGTGATCGATGATATACCTCAATTGCAGGCAGCAGAGAATGATGTTCTCTCTGCACCGTTTACTGAAAAGGAAGTGCATCTGGCCATAACCCAAATGAAgccgaataaagcaccgggaccagatgggttcccagctgaattctataagaaatgttggcatatcattaaagatgatcttatgcctatgtttcacgaTTTTTTCGATGGCCATTTGGAGTTGTTTCACCTCAACTTTGGTACGATAACGTTGTTACCTAAGAAGAATGAGGCGGTTCGGATCGAACAATTCCGACCCATTTGCCTGCTGAATGTGAGTTTTAAAATTTTCACAAAGGTAGGgaccaatagattgacacaaattTCTCACTCAGTGGTTCAACCTAATCAAACAGCTTTCATGCCGGGGCGACACATACTAGAAGGCGTGGTCGTCTTGCATGAAACTCTTCATGAGATTCActcgaagaaactagatggggttatcttcaaagtggatttcgagaaggcttatgataaagtAAAATGGTCTTTTTCTTCAACAGGCAATGCGTATGAAGGGTTTTAGTGAAACCTGGAGGAACCAAGTGGATACTCAAGTCCAGAAGGGTAGTGTCAGAATTAAGGTGAACGATGACATCGGTCACTACTTCCAAACGCATAAGgggttgagacaaggggattccatgtcacCTCTTCTGTTCAATATTGTGGCAGATATGTTGGCCGTCATTATTGGCAGGGCTAAGCAGCATGGTCATGTAGAGGGTCTAGTTCCTCATCTAGTGGTTGGAGGGGTGTCCattctacaatatgctgatgatactattcTTTTCATGGAACATGACTTGGCTAAGGCACGAAACATGAAACTTATTTTATGTCTATTCGAACAATTGTCTGGCTTAAAAATCAATTTTCATAAGAGCGAGGTGTTctgctttgggaaggccaaagacaAGGAACATAAATACAGACAATTGTTTGGATGCGATTTAGGTGCTTTACCATTCAGTTATTTGGGTATTCCGATTCATCACCGTAAGCTGtccaataaagaatggaaatgtattgaagaacgaattgaaaaaaaactcaactgctggaagggcaagctgatgtcataTGGTGGTCGGCTAGTTTTGATTAACTCAGTTCTGACCAGCATGCCAATGTTTTTACTTTCGTTCTTCGAAATTCCGAAAGGGGTCCGGAAacgacttgatttctttagatcttgtttcttttggcagtctgatgaggccaagaggaaataccgcCTCGCACGATGGGATATCCTGTGTAGACCAAAAGATCAAGGGGGGTTTggtattgagaacttagaaattaagaataaatgccttatgagcaaatggTTATACAGGTTAGAGACAGAGTCGGAgggcatcactagtagaaaaagggtcaaatgtgagacacattagtcccggtttgtaacagaaccggcactaatgtgtccattagtgccggttccaacggctagccaggaggagctctttagtaccggttcgtggcaaacctttagcaccggttcgtgccacgaaccggtactaatgaagtggtggcaggatgttgtcagagtggggcccttccagcacctttagtaccggttcgtggcacgaaccggtactaaaggtcgtcctatataaatccttcgtccacccgcactctgttcttcccccttcccctctccctctcttttgttcttcccttcttcctctcgagttcatcacaaaatttgccccaaatttgtcaagatttgcaggccctcatccattcaaatgatcaccaaggctagcaactttgtcctttcatctctcattgctagattagctcttgcattggtttatatagtgattaattgtgggttttagtaatttgggaggaattatatgtggtagtatttgatttatatgcaatttgaggtcaaaataacacttagtttgcatatgtaggtgtggtttacttagtgccttctaaatctccgtcgtaaccaccgtcgatcgcccgcaccatcccgtcgccggcaccaccttgtggtgagcctcttgttcatgaaattttatataaaaaaatgatgtttgtgtgatttggatatatagttactcatataataattatcttacccatatgttgtttgttatacatagtgccatggttttgatatccgtccccatcggccctcgtccttgttatgattcggatgtggtatattctcttttaaaactatttgttgcatttcgtgtttatgacaaataattatgcccatcaagttgacatagatagttttatctaggaggtatgtgaaccggaaattccaaccgaccctattgtcgagaggttaaatttagttgaaagagaaaacgagtacttgaaagaaaaattgaaaagaattgagggggagaagatggaattggagttgcatgttgccgatgtcgtcgatgatcacaagatcaagatggagaaaatgcgcttgaagattagaaagattagaaaatatgccatcgatagtgaggcttggtatcattatgctattggatcaattgttaccttagttgcgatcttgatcgcatttgttgttgcatttaaatgctttagctagagagttatttgtttgttgcatttaagtgttgtatgaactttatgtatgaacttgtattaatttggtctattcggtgttgtgtaatgaagatgagccggcaatggat is a window encoding:
- the LOC123038855 gene encoding putative disease resistance protein RGA3 — encoded protein: MVALEIAGWVASPFISRLVDKVCSYAGDQGQNTTEKLRIVEKKLSSIQITLSIAERVQARNTTMGSWLQRIKDAAFQAEDVLDSFHCLVLQAQDEDKGKVSSVTSPTAGSSSTSTTVTTTASTITSSGSTVKQPVCVRKRFHFSDEHINELISAVDRLVEIESEMPMFLKLVELEDKRTDQPIQLRTTTSMQGLSKFFGRVNEEEHLGQLLTQVNEQSSQPYDVISIVGIGGVGKTALVQKIYCHFRAKSDFSLAIWLHVSENFDVGRLTKEMVQSGNLPICADLKSISSLDQAQWILEEKLKGKRILIVLDDVWNEFSSQWENLCKPLQFAGKGSKVIVTTRSKSLASINGATEIMHLHGLQDEEYWGHFSQCAFGDANPFDFPQLEKIGRKVVSKLAGSPLAAKTVGASLKLKLEENHWMDVGGRKLWQIEQKEDDIISALRPSYEHLPDHLKQCFVYFALFPKKYHLQGDELIQMWRAHGFLDMQTPDETARRYINDLLQLLFIEKVPNQEDHYVVHDLLHDFAESVSNGEHFRIEDDFNVCIPRNVRHLYVSASNILKLYMSLEELKKNLRSLIISKAPEGASCERVSSSNFNHVLEHILQELRSLRVLVLCNPDGMLPDSLDHLVHLRYLNIHESRSFISVPKSLFKLYHLQGLSLQTQDRIMKKELQEGISRLTQLRYLKAPKKIISDIELIGRPRSLKRTRGEQSEE